The uncultured Methanoregula sp. genomic sequence GTCTCATAGGTTTCTGTCATGATCCACACGCTCCACGATCACCTGGCTGCTGCCATCGTAAAATCTCAAAATCAGTCTCTCATCCTTTGAAAGGGTCTTCGTACTATTCAGGAGTTTCCCGTCCCTTTCCGCAACACAGTAGCCCCGGGCAAGGACTGAACGCGGGTTCCTTCCTTCAAGGGCGGCTCTCAATTCGGAGAGAATGAGGTGTTCCCGCCCGATCCTGGTACCTGCCGCCCGTTCAAGCCGTTCGGAAAGGTCAGCAGTACCCTGCTTCCGCTCCGCGATCTTCTGCATGAACCGTTGCGGGCGGAGCCGGTCCCGGAGCCCCTCCACCTCTTCGCGGGCCCATGCCAGCCGTCCCTGAAGGGCAATCCCGAGGCGGATGTTCTGCTCCTGCAACCGGAGGAGAAGGACATTCCGGTCCGGGACAACCAGTTCGGCTGCCGCTGAAGGAGTCGGTGCCCGCACATCCGCCGCGAGATCGGCCAGAGTCACATCCACCTCGTGGCCGATGGCGCTCACGACCGGCACCGGGCAGGCTGCTATGGCCCGGACAACATCCGGGTGGTTGAACTCGAAGAGATCTTCAAAACTCCCGCCGCCACGGGCCACGATCACAACATCGGCCCGGCCTGCAACTCTCGTTATCGCCCGGGCAATTTCACGGTGCGCTCCCTCGCCCTGCACCGCGGTCGGTGATATGATTATCTCAACAGGACACCGCCGTTCCACCACGTTCCTGATGTCGTGAATGACCGCACCGGTCTCTGATGTGACAACCCCGATTGTTTGCGGGAATGCCGGTAGTTCCCGCTTGCGATCCTGGGAGAAGAGTCCTTCAGCGTTCAGTTCCTTCTTCCACTTCTCGACAAGCAGGTACTTCTCGCCAAGGCCGGCCTTCTCCATCCCTTTTACCTGCAGCTGGTAGGCGCCATGCGGGGCGTAGAGGGTGACCGATCCGGACACAACCACTTCCATGCCCTCTTCCGGATCGAACGGGAGCCGGTCGGCATCCGAACGCCACATCACGCACTTGATGACCGCTGCATTACTGCCCCCGCCTTTCTCCGACAGGGAGAAGTACCTGTGGCCCCTCCCGTGGTGCTTGTAGTTGGTGATCTCACCCCGGACACGGATGTCCTGCAGCCGGGGATCATCCAGGAGACCCGATATGATTGCCGAAAGCTCGGAGACCCGCAGGGGTGCGGTCTTTCCCCCGACCGGTTCCTCCGGGGTGTTGAACCAGTCCATCAACCATTATTAGGCTAAAACCGCATATCAAGTAGTACTACTATGGTGGCTTACTCTGTTGCAAGCATGTTCTTTCACGAGTACACTATTGAGGAGATCTTCTCGTTTGTTTCCCGGTCCGGTCTCAACGCCCTTGAGTTCTGGCTTGAAACCCCGCATTTCTGGCTCCGCGACTTACCGGTTAAGGAAGTGCTTGCCAGTAAAAAAGCCCACCCCGTGTTGTCGCTCCTGACCGTCCATGCCCCGATCCTCGACCTCAATCCCTGCTCCATCAACCCGGAAGTGGCGGAGGTTTCCCTTGGTTATGCGCTCCGTTCGATTGCCATCGCCGAAGAGCTCGGTGCCCGCGTCCTTACTCTTCACCCGGGACGGCGGACGGCAAAACGACCTCCCGGCAGCGCAGATTTTGTCCGTTTCGACCGGTATATCGAGACTGTCCGCAGGACCGCCCTTGACAATTCCCTGAAGATCAGCATGGAGAACATGGAACCGGCGGTAAATTCCCTGCTCTGCACCCCAGAACGAATGCGGGAGCTTCTCGATGCAGAACCCTGGTTGTATTTCACCCTTGATGTTTCCCATGCCCTTGCAAAGTCTGATGAGGAGCCATTGCGGTATATCGAGCTCTGCCACGACCGGCTCGCAAACGTGCATATCAGCAGGGTGAACGGGAAAACCCTGCACCTGCCGCTTGACCGGAGCCCGGCAATGGCGACCGTCATGGAATCCTTAAAGGAGCATAGCTATGAAGGCAGTCTCACGCTCGAGATCGAGGATCTGAACTTCGGCCGGCCCCTCTCATCGGACGAGAAGATCGCGGTGCTCGCCCGGGACCGTGCCTTCATGCAGGAGTGCATGGAATGAGCGCTGGGTTTATCTCATTGCCTTCCGAATATAGTGGTACACTTTCAGTCGAAGTTATTGCGTGCACCAGCACGTTGTGAAATACAATGATACAGGACGCTCTTGAAATAGTTCTTTTTATTGCCTGCATCCTCCTCTCCGCGTTCTTCTCCAGCTCGGAAGTTGCGCTCATCTCTATTACACGGGCCAAAGTCAGGACCCTCGTGAACGAGGGGCGCCCGGGATCTGCTGCGGTTGCGGCGCTCAAAGAGTCGCCCGAACACCTCCTTATCACGATCCTCGTTGGTAACACCATCGTCAATATTGCCGCGGCATCGATAGCTACCGCAATCGCCATCCAGATGTTTGGCGACATCGGTGTCGGGATTGCCACCGGGTTTGTGGTTATCGTTCTCCTCATCTTCGGCGAGATCGGCCCCAAGATCTATGCAGCTAGGGCATCTGACTCCTTTGCCCTGATGATTGCCCCCATAATCCTCTTCCTGTCCCGGATCCTGACGCCCGTAATCTGGCTCGTGGAACGTGTCAGCCCTTCCCTTGGGATCGGGAAAGACGTTGCCGAGCCGGCTGTAACCGAGGAAGAGATCAAGGAATGGATCGACGTGGGCAAAGAGGAAGGAACCATCGAACAGGACGAGCAGGACATGCTTTATTCGGTGCTCGAATTCGGTGACACCACTGCCCGCGAGATCATGACCCCCAGGGTCGATGTCATGCTGATAGAGGACACGCTCAGTTTCGAGGAAGCGATCCGTGTTTTCAATGATACCGGCTTCTCGCGGATTCCCGTGTACCACGACCGGATCGACAACATCACCGGTATCCTCAATGTCAAGGATGTCTTCTCGGCCATGGTCTCCCACCGTAAGGATTCGACCATCAAGGAAGTCATGTACGATCCCACCTTTGTCCCGGAGACCAAGAAGATCGATGACCTGTTAAAGGAACTGCAGGTCCGCCGTGTCCAGATAGCGGTTGTCATCGATGAGTACAGCAGTTTTGTCGGGATCGTGACCGTAGAGGATATCCTTGAGGAACTTGTCGGCGATATTCTTGACGAGTACGACAAGGAAGAACCCGAGGTCCAGGAAATTTCTCCGGGTGTATTTGTCGTGGATGCCAAGATGTGGGTCGAGGATATCAATGAGCGGCACGGTCTCA encodes the following:
- the xseA gene encoding exodeoxyribonuclease VII large subunit; amino-acid sequence: MDWFNTPEEPVGGKTAPLRVSELSAIISGLLDDPRLQDIRVRGEITNYKHHGRGHRYFSLSEKGGGSNAAVIKCVMWRSDADRLPFDPEEGMEVVVSGSVTLYAPHGAYQLQVKGMEKAGLGEKYLLVEKWKKELNAEGLFSQDRKRELPAFPQTIGVVTSETGAVIHDIRNVVERRCPVEIIISPTAVQGEGAHREIARAITRVAGRADVVIVARGGGSFEDLFEFNHPDVVRAIAACPVPVVSAIGHEVDVTLADLAADVRAPTPSAAAELVVPDRNVLLLRLQEQNIRLGIALQGRLAWAREEVEGLRDRLRPQRFMQKIAERKQGTADLSERLERAAGTRIGREHLILSELRAALEGRNPRSVLARGYCVAERDGKLLNSTKTLSKDERLILRFYDGSSQVIVERVDHDRNL
- a CDS encoding sugar phosphate isomerase/epimerase, coding for MVAYSVASMFFHEYTIEEIFSFVSRSGLNALEFWLETPHFWLRDLPVKEVLASKKAHPVLSLLTVHAPILDLNPCSINPEVAEVSLGYALRSIAIAEELGARVLTLHPGRRTAKRPPGSADFVRFDRYIETVRRTALDNSLKISMENMEPAVNSLLCTPERMRELLDAEPWLYFTLDVSHALAKSDEEPLRYIELCHDRLANVHISRVNGKTLHLPLDRSPAMATVMESLKEHSYEGSLTLEIEDLNFGRPLSSDEKIAVLARDRAFMQECME
- a CDS encoding hemolysin family protein, translating into MIQDALEIVLFIACILLSAFFSSSEVALISITRAKVRTLVNEGRPGSAAVAALKESPEHLLITILVGNTIVNIAAASIATAIAIQMFGDIGVGIATGFVVIVLLIFGEIGPKIYAARASDSFALMIAPIILFLSRILTPVIWLVERVSPSLGIGKDVAEPAVTEEEIKEWIDVGKEEGTIEQDEQDMLYSVLEFGDTTAREIMTPRVDVMLIEDTLSFEEAIRVFNDTGFSRIPVYHDRIDNITGILNVKDVFSAMVSHRKDSTIKEVMYDPTFVPETKKIDDLLKELQVRRVQIAVVIDEYSSFVGIVTVEDILEELVGDILDEYDKEEPEVQEISPGVFVVDAKMWVEDINERHGLNLPLDESYETIGGLVIDRLGHLPLHPGEKVEVANGNGNVTLVVIQMHGHRIVKVKIVIHPETQKGNGNGNR